A single Cellulomonas sp. SLBN-39 DNA region contains:
- a CDS encoding response regulator transcription factor, whose amino-acid sequence MADADRGAAGTVRVVLADDQALLRAGIGTILSAHPRIEVVGEAGTGAEAVDLVRTTRPDVVCMDVQMPDMDGLEATRRIVADPAVDAAVVVLTTFNREDYLLEALQAGAVGYLLKTSRPEQLTEAVLSAAAGDALLAPEVTRAVIERAVAERAATAPAASAPPARPASPGPLTPLTEREAEVLGLVARGLSNDEIAAELVVSRATVKTHVSAVLAKLGLRDRVQAVVWAHEHGAVG is encoded by the coding sequence ATGGCTGACGCAGACCGAGGGGCAGCGGGCACGGTCCGCGTCGTCCTGGCCGACGACCAGGCGCTGCTGCGCGCGGGGATCGGCACGATCCTGTCCGCGCACCCGCGCATCGAGGTGGTCGGCGAGGCCGGCACGGGTGCCGAGGCCGTCGACCTCGTGCGCACCACACGCCCCGACGTGGTCTGCATGGACGTGCAGATGCCCGACATGGACGGACTGGAGGCCACCCGCCGCATCGTCGCCGACCCGGCCGTCGACGCCGCCGTCGTCGTCCTGACGACCTTCAACCGCGAGGACTACCTCCTGGAGGCGCTCCAGGCCGGTGCCGTGGGCTACCTGCTCAAGACGTCCCGCCCCGAGCAGCTCACCGAGGCCGTGCTCAGCGCCGCCGCGGGCGACGCGCTGCTCGCCCCCGAGGTCACCCGCGCCGTCATCGAGCGCGCCGTCGCCGAGCGCGCCGCGACCGCTCCTGCGGCGTCCGCCCCGCCGGCCCGTCCCGCGTCCCCGGGACCGCTCACCCCGCTGACCGAGCGCGAGGCGGAGGTCCTCGGCCTGGTGGCCCGGGGCCTGAGCAACGACGAGATCGCCGCCGAGCTCGTCGTCAGCCGCGCCACCGTCAAGACCCACGTCTCCGCCGTCCTGGCCAAGCTCGGCCTGCGCGACCGCGTCCAGGCCGTCGTCTGGGCCCACGAGCACGGCGCCGTCGGCTGA
- a CDS encoding sensor histidine kinase, with the protein MTEGSVSVVGPVRTNLVQVLAEDPDVAGWQRPGPTADGLRWDALGAGCLFVGAVLSMVLLRTSGFYEDPAAGWLSVLLLAATTLPLALRRRYPSAVALVVAVVFGFGQGLSVPESLVSNIALFMALYTVGAWETSRSRAAWVRGAVVLGMFVWLLVAIYRSSTDPDPDEALSRAGAFSPFAAYMLLQLLTNVLYFGGAWWFGEHAWVAARDRARTAWRTRLLQVERVRAEAQAVALERLRLARELHDAVAHHVSLMGVQAAAARMLLTSDADRAADALGHVEDAAREAVHELHGILGMLRDGGDGTTVDGDADATRALGSLGLDRLDDLVRKARDAGLDVHHEVVGEPARLAPLASLNLYRIAQEALTNARKHAGTGARVDVRVRWLAGAVELEVSDDGGSGRRQGLVPSTGMGLVGMRERVAADGGTFEAGPLRRGGFVVRARLPLRAGRTDEGNDG; encoded by the coding sequence GTGACTGAGGGGTCCGTGTCCGTGGTCGGGCCGGTGCGCACCAACCTCGTGCAGGTGCTCGCGGAGGACCCGGACGTCGCGGGCTGGCAGCGGCCGGGGCCGACCGCGGACGGGCTGCGGTGGGACGCCCTCGGTGCCGGCTGCCTGTTCGTGGGTGCCGTGCTGTCGATGGTGCTGCTGCGCACGTCGGGGTTCTACGAGGATCCGGCGGCGGGGTGGCTGTCGGTGCTGCTGCTCGCGGCCACGACGCTGCCGCTGGCGCTGCGTCGCCGCTACCCGTCGGCGGTGGCGCTCGTCGTGGCCGTGGTGTTCGGCTTCGGCCAGGGCCTGTCGGTGCCCGAGTCCCTCGTCTCGAACATCGCCCTGTTCATGGCCCTCTACACGGTCGGTGCGTGGGAGACCTCGCGCTCGCGCGCGGCGTGGGTGCGCGGTGCCGTCGTGCTGGGCATGTTCGTGTGGCTGCTCGTCGCGATCTACCGGTCGTCGACGGACCCCGACCCGGACGAGGCCTTGAGCCGGGCGGGCGCGTTCTCGCCGTTCGCCGCGTACATGCTGCTGCAGCTGCTGACCAACGTGCTGTACTTCGGCGGCGCGTGGTGGTTCGGCGAGCACGCGTGGGTCGCGGCCCGCGACCGCGCCCGCACGGCGTGGCGCACGCGGCTGCTGCAGGTCGAGCGGGTGCGCGCCGAGGCGCAGGCGGTCGCGCTGGAGCGGCTGCGCCTGGCCCGGGAGCTGCACGACGCGGTGGCCCACCACGTGTCCCTCATGGGGGTGCAGGCCGCGGCCGCGCGGATGCTGCTGACGTCCGACGCGGACCGCGCCGCGGACGCCCTCGGGCACGTCGAGGACGCCGCCCGCGAGGCCGTGCACGAGCTGCACGGGATCCTCGGCATGCTCCGCGACGGCGGCGACGGCACCACCGTGGACGGGGACGCCGACGCGACCCGGGCCCTGGGTTCGCTGGGCCTGGACCGGCTGGACGACCTGGTGCGCAAGGCCCGGGACGCCGGCCTGGACGTGCACCACGAGGTCGTCGGCGAGCCGGCCCGGCTGGCGCCGCTCGCGTCGCTCAACCTGTACCGGATCGCCCAGGAGGCGCTGACCAACGCCCGCAAGCACGCGGGCACCGGCGCGCGCGTCGACGTGCGGGTGCGCTGGCTCGCGGGCGCCGTGGAGCTCGAGGTGTCGGACGACGGCGGGTCCGGCCGCCGTCAGGGTCTCGTGCCGTCGACCGGCATGGGCCTGGTCGGCATGCGCGAGCGGGTGGCCGCCGACGGCGGCACGTTCGAGGCAGGGCCGCTGCGCCGCGGCGGCTTCGTGGTGCGTGCGCGGCTGCCGCTGCGCGCGGGACGGACGGACGAGGGGAACGATGGCTGA